Within the Rosa rugosa chromosome 2, drRosRugo1.1, whole genome shotgun sequence genome, the region tcttttcttttgttgagaTTAGGATGTGTGGAAATTCCCAAATTCAAATTTCTTCTAAGTAAACTGAGTCAGGCAAAGAATCTTTgcattttttgtattttagtaAGGACTTTTTAACCTTCTTCCAAACTCAATAAATAGTCTATTTGGGCTACCTTGTCAGACTCACTTTCCCTAGTCTTAGAGCTAGAGTTATGGAGTGTGAAAGTTCATAGGAATTCAGCTGTCTGTTGGAGCATTGTCTTGAACTAAAACTCATATTTTTCTGATGACAGGAAACAGGGGAGGAGGAAGAACTCCATTAGACTGGGATTCAAGAATAAAAATTTCCCTTGGAACTGCGAGGGGAATCGCCCACATCCATTCAGTGGGTGGTCCAAAGTTCACTCATGGAAATATTAAGGCCACAAATGTACTTCTCACCCAAGATCTTGATGGGTGCATCTCTGATGTTGGCTTGACTCCTCTTATGAATGTTCCTGCCACTGCTCGGAGTGCAGGATATCGTGCTCCAGAGGTAATTGAAACTCGTAAGCACTCTCACAAATCAGATGTGTATAGCTTCGGCGTCGTCCTCCTAGAGATGCTGACTGGAAAAGCTCCTCTCCAGTCACCAGGGCGTGATGACATGGTTGATCTCCCAAGGTGGGTCCAGTCTGTGGTCAGGGAGGAATGGACTGCAGAGGTTTTCGATGTTGAGTTGATGAGATATCAAAACATTGAAGAAGAAATGGTGCAAATGTTGCAAATTGCAATGGCTTGTGTGGCAAAGGTGCCGGACATGCGTCCTAACATGGAAGAAGTTGTTAGAATGATTGAAGACATCCGGCAATCTGACTCAGAGAACCGGCCATCTTCTGAAGAAAATAAATCAAATGTGCAGACTCCTGACCTCTAAAACTAGCTTGTTGCTGTTTCCATTTATCAGTTTGGCAAATTCATATCGACATTGATCTGATTAGGGAAGCATTATAGAACATTTTCTATATATGTACATGCCTCCTATGGTTTTCCTTAGCATGATTCAATTCCATCCATGGCTTTTTAGAGTGGGAATCAATCCAATTGTGCGATTCTAGATAGTTGGTTtgtgctttctttctttcatgaTTTCTTGTAATATGCATTTTAGCGTAATGAATTAATTGATGATCTTCATTAGTTAAGAGCTTTCTCGACTTTCGACTTCTATTTGACAATATGCATGCTAGTCTCATCATATAACAGTGGATTTCACGTACGTATATTCCGCATAATCTTGTGAAAGGATTATCACATATGTGACAATCTGTCCAGCAATTTCTTACGGACATGATTCTCTTAGGTCCCTGAAAGTAGGGAGCTATATTTGGAGTGTGCTACATTACAAGCCTGGCCATACCAGATTATGGGTGTGAACACCAGGTATTGTTTAATTTACTTTGCAATCCCAACTTTTATTTACTGTTTATAGATTGTGGTCCTAGAGTTTCTCACAGCTAAGAAACCTATTGTCCATCTGAAAGATATGAGATTGAAATTAAGCTGGTCAATTGCATcacatttttgttttctgtagtACTCCTCCTCCCCAAAGGCTAGGAGGTACTGCCGATCGATCATCAAACAATGAGGGAAGATCAGTTTGGATCTTTGCCACCCCCTCCCGGCAGCTCCAAGTCAAAGCAGAGCAGCAGGGCCAGCGCACGCCACGTTGCCTTCTCGGAAACTTCCACTCCAAGCACCAAGCCTGATGGAGCCTTCCTCCCCCCACCAGATTTAGACGGTGAACGTCCAAAACGCTTCCGTCCACGTGCCTATGCATGCTGTGCATGGGGTTGCATGTTCATTTTCGCCTTCGTCCTCCTCGCCCTCATCTTAGGTTTTGTATTCATCTCCATCTTCCATTCTTACCTACCTGAAATCAAGGTCCGGAGGTTCAATGCAACGAGGATCGACTTTGGCAACGCTCAAAATAAGCAGAAGGTGAGTTTGAAGGGAAAAGTGGATTTGCTAGTGGAGTTTAATAACAAGAACGAGAAAACCGAGCTCAAATTCGGGTTGTTCAAAGTCAGTGCTTCTGCTGCTCATGTCGATCTGGGTAAGACCGAGTTTCAGCCATTTACTCAGCCAAAGAAATCCACAAAATCACTGAATGCAACCATTGGGGTTAACCATCCTGGGGTAGATAAAGAAGACGCAGACCTCCTGAAACAAGACATTCAAAACCATGAAGTTGATCTGACACTGACCTTGGTCGGAAGTGTTAGCTTCCCAATCTCAGGGATTATGATGAATAAGATTCCGATCATGGCGTCATGTGATTGCAAGCAAACGGAAGTTGATTTTGGGAAGAATGCAAAGTGTGATTATCGGATTTTCCAATCCTAAATTATGAGACCTAATGTAAGATCCTTTCTCATAATTGGGTTCGAACTACCTAGCATTGACAGATTCATAGGGCTGCAACATTATTAGATGAGAGGAAAATGACTCAATCCATCCTATGATCGATCCCATATATAAGATTCATAGCTTTATGTATATACATTGTATAAGGTTaacattttgaattttgaattaatGTTAAATTAGTTCTTCAAATTGATCAAATGTTTTGAATACTAGCGGACAAGATGCAAAAAATTGCTTTCCTGTGTTTGTTTGTTATTCAACTACATAAGTTGCAATTGAGTTACATGAAGTTACTTTATCTAAGAAGAAATTGTTTATTATGCTCCCAATATACTGTAAATTTGTAATTATTGCATGATATTTCCTCATTAAATTGGGGTTTTACAGGGCTACACATTATTTATCGCCTTTAACCAAATTTTATGATGGCAATGCGAGGTATTTGTATCCATTTGTTCCACACTTCCACATGATTGTTTTGAGTCATGCATCAAAGATTAGAAAGtaataatataattttgttttttaacttttttactTCATGTTAGTACAGGTGGTCTGGAGATGAATTACGACAATCCTATGTTGTGCTCAGATAAGTTATATCCTAAACCATCCATAAAATAATTCTACTAAATTAATGCTATTTCTATGTACATGTCCACAATCACATATCGACACCAAGAAACAACCAGCACAGGTGTTGTTAATATCCACTAAACAAAGATGAAAACTCTTCAAGGAAACACATTACTATAAGTTCTAACACTCATAAATTGCATAATACAGAACCCCATGAACATCATCTTCTGTAAACCGTGTCTCTTCAGTACATGCTTAATTGAATTTTCAATTGCTGCAAAATCTCAGAGTACGAAAGCGAGCAAacccaaaatgtcaagaactTTTAGAACTTTCTTTCGTTGTTTCAACCAGTGAACAATATTCGTAAATAGTCGTTGAAGTTCTATCAATCAATGAGAAAAGTTTTGATAGATCCTGAGTAAAACTAGCCAATCTGTTAATAAGGAAACATATATAGTAACTTCTAATTTCATGCTTACTTTTTCTGCATTTTGTGTGGTTCCTATGACTAGAAAACCTTCTTTTATAATTGAAGAAGTCAAGGGTCCTTTATATAGCAAGGAGTTTATTTCACCCCAGTCTGAATTGTGAATGCAAGTAAATTAATAAGGACAATTGCGCAAATACACAACAAAATATTTATTTGAGTCCATAATTCATAAAAATCTTATATATGTACTCTTCTACACCCCATCATCTAGCTTGTTCTTACTTTGGTGACAAAATAAAAACCTAGTCTGGTTTAGTTAGGTCACAATATAGGATGTGAGCATTTCATTGACcctccatttacccaatttccgAACCCAGCTCTAGGAAGGAAGACGTACAACCCTCAAATCCAAACACTGAGGGCTCAACACAACCTTTTCGATTTCCCACCAGCCGGTCATATATGTAGCTGAAACAaacattgtcagactgaaactcGCAACTCCATTCTCATCTCGTTGCTTATTGATCTTGTCTGAAACCCATTCATTCTTTGCCATTGTTTGATATTTTGATATCTTCATGTGCACCAGTCTATGCTCCTTGTATCCCAACTCAAATGGCTCTATTGAGTATATTGCAAGAGAGTTGCCTTTGCATGAAATCAAGCCCTTTATGCTATTGAAGTGAACCGTCGAGACCAAGTTGGGGTTCTCTATTTTAAGGGTCATATCCCAGTCAGCCTTGAAGGTTTTGTTTGAGATGTTAAATTTAGAAAGGAAAAGAGAGTCGAGTTGGAAACTTGGAGTTTGTGGAACCAAGGACAGGGAGGTGAAAAGAGAAGGCAAGGGCAAAACTATCCCAAATAAAACCATTAGAATTATGAGGTGGACGACGGTAACTTTGGATATGTAATGTGATCTCATAGACTGCTAAACATAAGGGTTTGAATTAGGGTAATTTGAAATTGGAAGTAGGGATGAGTTGTCTAGGCCTCTAGGAGCTTTGAGATTAATCTCCATTGGAATGGAAAACCCAATTAGAATTCACGGCAGGTCTTTGTCAAAAACCGAAAGAGAGATGGGTGTGAGGAAAGTTATTTGAAATGAGAATGTCTTCACAACTTAAATAACTTTTAGAGATCGTTAAAAACAGAAATGTTCATTATGGTATTTGTTAAAACTTAGTCAAAATGAAACGGTTATAGGTATAGTCAAGAAAATGAATAACAAGACTGAAAATGAACATGCAGTTGCAAAAAATGTGTAATCATTATTttttcaattaacaaataaaatgaaaaaggtTAAATAATACGATCATCTTATGAATTAATGTTAAAATAGTTCTTCTTCAAAATGATAAAATGTTTTGAATACTAGTGAACAAGATGCAAGAACTTGCTTTcttgttagtttttcttcacctAGATGAGTTGCATTGAGTTATATGATGTTACATTATCCAAGGAAAAATTGTGCACTAATATTATGCTTTCGGAATACCCTAAGTTTGTAACTTATTGCATGATATTTTCTCCTCATTAAATTGAGCTTTTATGGGGCCACACATCATTATTGGCTTTAAGCTAGTTATATGATCCTAATGTGGAGTATTTATGTTCATTTGTTCCACATGATTGTTTTGAGTCATTCATCAAAGATTAGGAATTAATAATGAACTct harbors:
- the LOC133731736 gene encoding uncharacterized protein LOC133731736, giving the protein MREDQFGSLPPPPGSSKSKQSSRASARHVAFSETSTPSTKPDGAFLPPPDLDGERPKRFRPRAYACCAWGCMFIFAFVLLALILGFVFISIFHSYLPEIKVRRFNATRIDFGNAQNKQKVSLKGKVDLLVEFNNKNEKTELKFGLFKVSASAAHVDLGKTEFQPFTQPKKSTKSLNATIGVNHPGVDKEDADLLKQDIQNHEVDLTLTLVGSVSFPISGIMMNKIPIMASCDCKQTEVDFGKNAKCDYRIFQS
- the LOC133730270 gene encoding uncharacterized protein LOC133730270, coding for MVLFGIVLPLPSLFTSLSLVPQTPSFQLDSLFLSKFNISNKTFKADWDMTLKIENPNLVSTVHFNSIKGLISCKGNSLAIYSIEPFELGYKEHRLVHMKISKYQTMAKNEWVSDKINKQRDENGVASFSLTMFVSATYMTGWWEIEKVVLSPQCLDLRVVRLPS